From the genome of Winogradskyella forsetii, one region includes:
- a CDS encoding pectate lyase family protein, with protein sequence MKKLLLFVSTLFVTIQIYAQAVTITESSGWLESAFVKWLPVDGVDSYNVYYTGGGLTDQIIDTQLIRSYGSYYRADILGLAAGIYTVKIVPVTANVEGTATVSNSVTVLANDRNGFAHSDSRIPGAYNLDGTLKSNAVVIYITENTKNTISLNVVGATTNPCIGLQTILDGFKKGDDDRPLAIRLIGNITDLDYMLNGDVVIENENNANGSITFEGIGDDALVNGWGLRIKRGSNIEVRNLGFMLTDANEGDNIGLQQDNDHVWIHNCDLFYGAAGGDADQAKGDGAMDCKRSTYVTMSYNHFWDTGKSNLLGLNENTTSGLYITYHHNWYDHSDSRHPRVRFYSAHVYNNYFDGNAKYGAGSTEGSSLFLEGNTFRNCKYPMLTSQQGTDVFNGSNGTFSGEDGGVIKAFNNDMTGETRFVAYDAVNYPVQFDAYLATTRNEVIPTSITSFQGSNTYNNFDTDPTLYINSLTVDSPVVAKDNVMQYSGRVSGGDINWTFDSPDDDTSYAINTGLLALLTSYSTTLVFIQGDVPAGSTHTLTIPDNNNQWVDEGTAITDMIFTWGGDATSASVSGLPASGIDYSLDNTAKTVTVFGTPTENVTISITTVGIDGTPVTGEGSININGIPSGDEIHNFTASGLNSNFYTFTNANINSNPGSTTYDGLTLTERLKIESATNILYTTNSVSTLTLVFDPAFSGNIKVDGVTHFATDGVLTLPNIVSGNHNITKGNVANLYYIKSEFTLGITETGAFQKLKLYPNPVSDFLNISLPDSVIEDITIHNLTGQLIKTKTGDLRVLDLSDLKSGIYFLTLRTTKGIETKRLLKN encoded by the coding sequence ATGAAAAAATTATTACTTTTTGTGAGCACATTATTTGTGACTATACAAATATATGCTCAAGCCGTTACTATTACTGAGTCTTCAGGCTGGTTAGAATCAGCCTTTGTAAAATGGCTTCCAGTAGATGGTGTGGATAGTTACAATGTTTATTATACCGGAGGTGGCCTCACTGACCAAATCATAGACACACAACTTATTCGTAGCTATGGTAGCTATTATCGCGCTGATATTTTAGGGCTTGCTGCGGGCATCTATACAGTTAAAATTGTTCCCGTTACTGCTAATGTTGAAGGAACAGCTACTGTTTCAAATAGTGTTACTGTTTTAGCTAATGATAGAAATGGTTTTGCACATAGTGATAGCCGTATTCCAGGGGCTTACAATCTTGACGGAACCCTTAAATCCAATGCGGTGGTTATTTATATCACTGAAAACACAAAAAACACCATTTCGCTAAATGTGGTTGGAGCCACTACAAATCCATGTATTGGGCTTCAAACTATTTTAGATGGTTTTAAAAAAGGGGATGATGATCGTCCGTTGGCCATTAGATTAATCGGAAATATCACTGATTTAGATTATATGTTAAATGGTGATGTTGTTATTGAAAATGAAAACAATGCTAATGGCTCTATAACATTTGAGGGTATTGGTGACGATGCACTTGTCAATGGCTGGGGACTTCGAATAAAAAGAGGTTCGAATATAGAAGTCCGAAATCTTGGATTTATGCTTACGGATGCCAATGAAGGCGATAATATAGGATTACAACAAGATAATGACCATGTCTGGATTCATAATTGTGATTTGTTTTATGGAGCTGCTGGTGGCGATGCAGATCAGGCCAAAGGAGATGGAGCAATGGATTGTAAACGCTCTACTTATGTGACTATGTCATATAATCACTTCTGGGATACTGGAAAAAGCAATTTGTTAGGATTGAATGAAAATACAACCTCAGGATTGTATATTACTTATCACCATAACTGGTACGATCATTCAGATTCGCGCCATCCAAGAGTTCGATTCTATTCGGCTCATGTTTATAACAACTATTTTGATGGTAATGCTAAATATGGAGCTGGTTCCACAGAAGGTTCTTCTCTTTTTCTGGAAGGAAACACATTTCGCAATTGTAAATACCCAATGTTGACGTCACAACAAGGCACCGATGTTTTTAATGGTTCTAATGGAACTTTTTCTGGTGAAGATGGTGGTGTTATAAAAGCATTTAATAATGATATGACTGGTGAAACACGTTTTGTAGCTTATGATGCTGTGAATTATCCAGTTCAATTCGATGCTTATTTAGCCACAACTAGAAATGAGGTTATTCCAACTAGTATAACATCGTTTCAAGGAAGTAATACTTATAATAACTTTGACACTGACCCAACTTTATACATAAATTCATTAACAGTAGATAGTCCTGTTGTGGCGAAAGACAATGTTATGCAGTACTCAGGACGTGTTTCGGGTGGTGATATCAATTGGACTTTTGATAGTCCTGATGATGATACATCTTATGCCATAAATACAGGATTGTTGGCCCTTTTAACTTCATATTCAACCACTTTAGTGTTTATACAAGGAGATGTACCTGCTGGTAGTACCCATACTTTAACAATTCCTGACAACAATAATCAGTGGGTTGATGAAGGCACAGCAATTACCGACATGATTTTTACGTGGGGAGGAGATGCAACAAGCGCCTCTGTTTCAGGATTACCTGCGTCTGGTATTGATTATAGTTTAGATAACACTGCGAAAACTGTAACTGTTTTCGGTACACCAACAGAAAATGTAACGATTTCGATAACTACTGTTGGAATAGATGGAACCCCTGTAACTGGTGAAGGTAGTATTAACATCAATGGAATTCCAAGTGGTGATGAAATACATAATTTTACAGCCTCTGGACTAAATAGTAATTTCTACACCTTTACTAATGCTAATATAAATTCAAATCCTGGTTCAACAACTTATGATGGACTAACACTAACGGAGCGCTTAAAAATTGAATCCGCAACAAATATTTTATATACCACAAATTCAGTCTCTACGTTAACCCTTGTATTCGACCCTGCATTTAGTGGTAATATAAAGGTTGATGGTGTAACACATTTCGCAACTGATGGAGTCCTTACCTTACCAAATATTGTTTCTGGAAATCACAATATTACCAAAGGAAATGTGGCAAACCTATATTATATAAAAAGTGAATTTACTTTAGGCATAACAGAAACCGGTGCTTTCCAAAAATTGAAATTATACCCTAATCCTGTTTCAGACTTTTTGAATATCTCTTTACCTGATTCTGTGATTGAAGACATAACGATCCATAATTTAACCGGTCAATTAATAAAAACTAAAACTGGAGATTTAAGAGTGTTGGACTTAAGTGATTTAAAAAGTGGAATCTATTTTCTAACCCTAAGAACAACTAAAGGCATCGAAACCAAAAGGCTTTTAAAGAACTAA
- a CDS encoding T9SS type A sorting domain-containing protein: MKTKLLLFILPMLLLAATLQAQTKVWDFGGDATYTSPEQIALWPVATFNAAEGVTVEKDNLFLVGDSSGDKFGEIENAGGATWDAGTDDEYTAINRFKFNGGSNPTDFLPSYSYMYFPVTGPVDVKIWFRSGSSSDTERILYISDGTTLLNSFQAVGNGDPETITASYTGTGGNIYIYDSNSFNLYKIEVTGVGADVLGIEDVDTAMSTSVKSVNDRIYISNVTSNTEVSIYSITGTLVKTVNTNTDLDFSFNSGLYFARITTSEAESSVKLLVQ, translated from the coding sequence ATGAAAACAAAATTACTTTTATTTATTTTACCAATGTTGCTACTTGCAGCAACATTACAAGCTCAAACTAAAGTTTGGGATTTTGGTGGCGATGCTACCTACACGAGTCCAGAGCAAATTGCATTGTGGCCTGTGGCTACCTTTAATGCAGCTGAAGGTGTGACTGTAGAAAAGGACAATCTATTTTTGGTAGGTGATAGTAGTGGCGATAAATTTGGCGAAATTGAAAATGCTGGTGGCGCTACTTGGGATGCTGGTACAGACGATGAATACACGGCTATTAACCGTTTCAAATTCAATGGTGGTTCAAACCCAACCGATTTTCTACCAAGCTATAGTTATATGTATTTTCCTGTTACTGGACCAGTTGATGTAAAAATTTGGTTTAGATCTGGTAGTAGTAGTGATACTGAACGTATTCTTTATATATCAGACGGTACCACTTTGCTTAATTCTTTTCAAGCAGTTGGAAATGGAGACCCAGAAACCATAACGGCAAGTTATACTGGTACTGGTGGGAATATTTATATTTATGATTCCAATTCCTTTAATCTCTATAAAATAGAAGTTACTGGAGTAGGAGCCGATGTGCTTGGCATTGAAGATGTGGATACAGCCATGAGCACGAGTGTGAAATCTGTTAATGATAGAATCTACATTTCTAATGTAACTTCCAATACCGAGGTTAGCATCTATAGCATCACCGGCACTTTGGTAAAGACAGTTAACACTAATACGGATCTCGATTTTAGTTTCAATTCTGGATTATATTTTGCTAGAATTACAACCTCCGAAGCCGAGTCATCAGTTAAATTACTGGTACAATAA
- a CDS encoding pectinesterase family protein gives MKKLSFLAMLVLFFIGSMAHGQTTVSYNLGDGTTFTNTGTQWDPVTSTTSPDGKLRTQAATSLWHSTGYGIAFQDGNSLEIDVEDGSSTVRFYGSVFSNGIMDVGISVGNNDLGSIDVDLDAHPGMADQTGYYEFNYTGGARTLYFTFSGSNAYTPAVDVTTSESTIIKTDVWDFAAEQLDEVLYNNKLAEADINAWYDGSITVGSSGNVMPSGWTAGDLSWVGDTNDRLRTTNTNLTRYDENISGVSEYAGRIYVNSSGATGRYMSLTLNADDEVTVMMLTQSGTGNIHFEYVADPSIQDDIVAVGGDLQELKFVAKEAGEYHIYDEVDKPSYYRILRKEAQYVTLSGTVDETFAAGIPSGYSVVFTNEAGKTFPAVVSNGMFTIDLPVEYSYNLSLSDANGYIITNGLTFDATEDTTSYEVVVAQVDIYNVSGNITGLSDLTGVTLQYTPDAGASTVYSPIVTINEVAFTYSVDLEAGIEYTISAQGINDYEILNNTITIGSADETADIDFTAKPLYNVTITAINLEATQQNALNLTFIHLNEEGYSYSFTDVSNVALRDGVYALSYDGIDAYPLRLGLTSNLTVSGADTSKDLIFDQISKWTFNDRVITSATAYEGLLFTGNVNVRGADGDLSAGTGATIAIPVQVGDKVIITDYYASNYSVEGGTTITNTSNSTSTNVIHEYIYPGSSDGTVTITTGGTSYFVSFEVVAIQAYSPTLTVGIDKDFQTINGALDAVSRMDRPNDEPVSIIIDPGNYEEMLVISSNNVTLQNASSSPSIALLNQGVDIDANAVRITSYYGQKYNFYSQGTDNKWSAEALAVNTENGYTDYINQEGTGGGSSYWNATVVITAEDVTIKDIILENSFNQYISLKESQDVVEAKAASEPTRPTDYGNTAVQDRSAGYVTQAAALGIAASADRVLLDECRVIGRQDSFYGAQGARVAIYKGDMMGAVDYIFGGMTAVFYQSNFVLNTSDYSSDAAYITAAQQTTERGFLMYECHVKSPIPGVETASTYGSKPGYFGRPWAPNTSEVVFYNTTIYESTYPGSEGQSLISPVGWTSSLGGESAMMYEYGTMENASGVNNSGARAPWSTVLSSPTLTDGTDITTFNFTKGSDNWDPFPALLSVSDNHLESSVVVKAFDQQLHISNVISNTKIKVYSFTGALVLDFQTTNDVSLDIANGIYVIKIQDNDGVNIAKLIVN, from the coding sequence ATGAAAAAACTTTCCTTTTTAGCCATGCTGGTTCTGTTCTTCATCGGATCGATGGCACATGGGCAAACCACAGTCTCATACAATTTAGGAGATGGAACTACTTTTACAAATACAGGAACGCAATGGGACCCAGTGACATCAACAACTAGTCCAGACGGAAAATTAAGAACCCAAGCGGCAACTAGTTTATGGCATAGCACGGGCTATGGTATAGCTTTTCAAGATGGAAATTCATTGGAAATTGATGTAGAAGATGGAAGTAGTACGGTAAGATTTTATGGATCTGTTTTTAGTAACGGTATAATGGATGTTGGTATTTCTGTGGGAAATAATGACTTAGGTAGTATTGATGTAGACCTAGATGCACATCCTGGTATGGCCGACCAAACAGGGTATTATGAGTTTAATTATACTGGTGGAGCAAGAACTCTGTACTTTACCTTTAGTGGTTCTAATGCTTATACGCCAGCCGTTGATGTGACTACGTCAGAGTCAACTATAATTAAAACAGATGTATGGGATTTTGCTGCAGAGCAATTAGACGAAGTTTTATATAATAACAAGCTGGCAGAAGCAGATATTAATGCTTGGTATGACGGTTCTATAACTGTAGGTTCTTCAGGTAATGTTATGCCGAGTGGATGGACAGCAGGAGATTTGTCTTGGGTAGGAGATACGAACGATCGATTGAGAACTACAAATACAAATTTAACACGTTATGATGAAAACATTAGTGGAGTTTCAGAATATGCAGGTCGAATTTACGTTAATTCAAGCGGTGCCACCGGGCGTTATATGAGCTTAACGCTGAATGCAGATGATGAAGTAACCGTTATGATGTTAACACAGTCGGGTACTGGAAATATTCACTTTGAATATGTGGCAGATCCTTCAATACAAGATGATATTGTTGCGGTTGGTGGTGATTTACAAGAGTTAAAATTTGTGGCAAAAGAAGCAGGTGAATATCATATCTACGATGAAGTTGATAAACCTAGTTATTACAGAATTCTTAGGAAAGAAGCTCAGTACGTAACCTTATCAGGTACAGTTGATGAAACGTTTGCAGCAGGAATACCTAGTGGATATTCTGTGGTGTTTACAAATGAAGCTGGCAAAACATTCCCAGCGGTAGTTTCAAATGGAATGTTTACCATAGATTTACCTGTTGAATATTCTTACAACCTTAGCCTAAGTGACGCTAATGGCTATATCATTACTAATGGCTTGACATTTGATGCGACTGAAGATACTACAAGTTATGAAGTTGTGGTAGCACAAGTGGATATTTATAACGTAAGTGGTAATATCACAGGATTATCAGATTTAACAGGTGTCACACTTCAATATACTCCAGATGCTGGAGCGAGTACAGTTTACAGTCCTATTGTAACTATTAATGAAGTTGCCTTTACATACAGTGTTGACCTTGAAGCTGGAATCGAATATACAATTTCGGCTCAAGGTATTAATGACTATGAGATATTAAATAATACGATTACAATAGGATCTGCTGACGAGACTGCAGATATCGATTTCACGGCGAAACCTTTATATAATGTTACTATCACTGCCATTAATTTAGAGGCGACTCAACAAAATGCCCTTAACTTGACATTCATTCATTTAAATGAAGAAGGGTATTCTTATAGTTTTACAGATGTATCAAATGTCGCCTTAAGAGATGGTGTTTATGCCTTGTCATATGATGGTATTGATGCTTATCCATTGAGATTAGGGTTGACATCAAATCTTACTGTCAGCGGTGCAGATACTTCAAAAGATTTAATTTTTGATCAAATTTCTAAATGGACATTTAACGACCGAGTAATTACAAGCGCTACAGCTTATGAGGGGCTTTTGTTCACAGGAAACGTCAACGTCAGAGGAGCCGATGGTGATCTGAGCGCTGGTACTGGAGCAACAATAGCTATTCCTGTCCAAGTTGGAGATAAGGTGATCATTACTGATTACTATGCCTCTAACTATTCTGTTGAAGGAGGGACGACTATTACAAATACTTCAAATAGCACAAGCACCAATGTGATACATGAGTATATTTATCCTGGTTCTAGTGATGGAACAGTGACAATTACAACAGGAGGTACATCTTATTTTGTGTCTTTTGAAGTTGTTGCAATTCAAGCATACAGTCCAACTCTAACAGTAGGTATAGATAAAGATTTCCAAACCATTAACGGCGCTTTAGATGCCGTTTCTAGAATGGATCGTCCTAATGATGAGCCTGTATCAATTATAATTGATCCAGGAAATTATGAAGAAATGCTAGTAATAAGTAGTAATAATGTTACCCTACAAAATGCCTCTTCCAGTCCAAGTATCGCACTTTTAAATCAAGGCGTAGATATTGATGCTAACGCCGTTAGAATAACATCGTACTATGGTCAAAAATATAATTTTTATAGTCAAGGGACTGATAATAAATGGAGTGCTGAAGCTTTAGCGGTTAACACTGAAAACGGTTATACGGATTACATTAACCAAGAAGGCACAGGTGGTGGTTCATCGTATTGGAATGCAACTGTAGTGATCACCGCCGAAGATGTCACCATAAAGGATATCATTTTAGAAAATTCATTTAACCAATACATCTCTTTAAAAGAATCCCAAGATGTTGTAGAAGCTAAAGCTGCTAGTGAGCCAACAAGACCAACAGATTATGGGAATACGGCAGTACAAGACCGTTCTGCAGGATATGTAACTCAAGCAGCTGCACTTGGGATAGCCGCTAGCGCAGATAGGGTTTTATTGGATGAATGTAGGGTAATAGGTCGTCAGGACTCTTTTTATGGAGCACAAGGTGCAAGGGTAGCCATTTACAAAGGTGATATGATGGGAGCTGTAGATTATATTTTTGGAGGTATGACGGCGGTATTTTATCAATCAAATTTTGTATTGAACACAAGTGATTATAGTAGTGATGCCGCATACATTACCGCAGCACAGCAAACGACAGAAAGAGGATTTTTGATGTATGAGTGTCACGTGAAATCTCCTATTCCAGGCGTTGAAACGGCATCTACTTATGGTTCAAAACCAGGCTATTTTGGTCGTCCTTGGGCACCAAATACGAGTGAGGTTGTATTTTACAATACTACAATTTATGAATCAACGTATCCTGGGTCTGAAGGACAGTCTTTAATTTCACCAGTTGGTTGGACAAGTTCTTTGGGAGGTGAGTCAGCAATGATGTATGAATATGGAACTATGGAGAATGCTTCTGGTGTAAATAATTCAGGAGCTAGAGCACCTTGGTCCACCGTATTGTCTTCACCGACCTTAACGGACGGTACGGATATTACAACGTTCAATTTTACAAAAGGCTCAGATAATTGGGATCCCTTTCCAGCTTTACTTTCGGTAAGTGATAATCATCTCGAATCTTCTGTAGTTGTTAAGGCTTTTGATCAACAATTACACATATCGAATGTCATATCAAACACAAAAATTAAAGTTTATAGTTTTACAGGAGCGTTAGTTTTGGATTTTCAAACCACAAACGATGTGTCGCTAGATATCGCAAATGGCATTTATGTTATCAAAATTCAGGATAATGATGGAGTAAACATTGCAAAATTGATAGTTAATTAA
- a CDS encoding pectate lyase family protein produces the protein MKNSLLIIGLTMCTYLGFGQNYYMPTPEGYGESTTGGGDVTPVTVSTYADFKSKIKLSTPQVILVSGTITFSAGQNISEVVTNKTIIGLPNARLVNNTQTQSGSGILNLRNGSNNVIIRNLIFEGPGAYDVDGGDNLTADGCINLWVDHCEFQDGVDGNFDIKGNSDNVTVSWCKFTYLKPAVPGGPGGSNDHRFSNLIGSSDSQAPADGHYSVTFQNCYWAQGCKERMPRGRNGQLHILNCYYNTDVSSSRALGFSGGVNTLSCYVENSDFANVGTVYQSYGGTVSLEFDNCLNAVSNIGTVPQPTYSYSVTPVEDVATYVSDVNCGAGATLDVTSTGEISSSCETLRVEDNTFTQIKYYPTLVEDILTLEFPNTDDVNYEFSLYSMNGQKLATEDLVINSDRKVELDLRQYTKGLYFAKVSSHKGNKTFRLFKK, from the coding sequence ATGAAAAATTCACTACTGATTATCGGACTCACAATGTGCACCTATTTAGGGTTCGGCCAAAATTATTATATGCCTACACCTGAGGGTTACGGCGAATCAACCACAGGTGGAGGTGACGTTACACCTGTTACAGTGAGTACTTATGCGGATTTTAAGTCTAAGATAAAGTTATCTACACCACAAGTGATTTTGGTCTCTGGCACCATTACATTTTCTGCTGGGCAGAATATTAGTGAGGTTGTTACCAATAAAACGATAATAGGATTACCAAATGCGAGATTGGTCAACAATACACAAACACAATCGGGTTCTGGTATCTTAAATTTAAGAAATGGCTCTAATAATGTTATTATTCGTAATCTCATTTTTGAAGGCCCTGGAGCATATGATGTGGACGGAGGTGATAATCTTACAGCGGATGGGTGTATTAATCTCTGGGTAGATCATTGTGAATTCCAAGATGGCGTGGATGGTAATTTTGATATCAAGGGTAATTCAGATAACGTTACAGTATCTTGGTGCAAATTCACTTATCTTAAACCTGCAGTTCCAGGAGGACCAGGAGGTTCTAACGATCATAGGTTTTCTAATTTAATAGGATCAAGTGATTCTCAAGCTCCTGCTGACGGTCATTATAGTGTGACTTTTCAAAATTGTTATTGGGCCCAAGGCTGTAAGGAAAGAATGCCAAGGGGAAGAAATGGGCAACTCCATATTCTTAACTGTTATTACAACACGGATGTTTCCAGCTCTAGGGCTTTAGGGTTTAGCGGAGGAGTCAATACGTTATCTTGCTATGTAGAAAACTCAGACTTCGCAAATGTTGGGACGGTTTATCAAAGTTATGGTGGAACAGTTTCGCTGGAATTTGATAATTGTTTAAACGCTGTTTCAAATATAGGAACTGTGCCACAACCTACCTATTCTTATAGCGTAACTCCTGTTGAAGATGTAGCTACTTATGTTAGTGATGTCAATTGTGGGGCGGGAGCGACGTTGGACGTCACAAGTACTGGTGAGATATCATCTAGCTGTGAAACTTTGCGAGTAGAAGATAATACTTTTACCCAGATAAAATATTACCCGACTTTAGTTGAGGATATCTTAACGTTAGAGTTTCCAAATACAGATGATGTCAATTATGAGTTTTCCTTGTATTCAATGAACGGACAAAAATTAGCTACTGAGGATTTAGTAATTAATTCAGACCGTAAAGTAGAGTTAGATTTAAGGCAGTATACCAAAGGTTTATATTTTGCAAAAGTAAGCTCTCATAAAGGCAATAAAACGTTTAGATTATTTAAAAAGTAA